In Streptobacillus canis, the genomic window AATATCATCATCATTTAATAAACTTATTATTTTTTCTATATATTCATCTGCTATAGAAAGAATGTTTGAATATCTCTTAGAATTTTGTGCATGTCCTGAAAGATCCGTCTCTTGAACATTTATACAAAAATATCCTTTTTCACTTTTCTTAAGTTCTTCAAGGGTAAGTTCTAATATTGTTTTAGTATCAACAAGATTTATAAAACTTTTCCCCTTTTCGTTATATACTATATCTGCAACTTTCCCTATTAAAGTAACATCTATAGCATTATTAGATAGTATATGTGGTATTTGCTTTTTAGGATCTACTCCATAGCCCATATGTCTAACCATATATCCTTCTTCATAAACTAAAGATAAGGGAGCATCTATACCAATGTATTCTCCTTCTTTTTCTCTAGCTGCTGCAAGAACTGATTCTTTAGTTGCTTTAGTTCCACCAAAAACTATTACTCTTTCAACTTTAACTATATTCCTTACTATTTCTGCTATTTTAATTTCTTCTTCAAAACTAATTTCTTGAAAACTTGTAGTTACGTTATATACTTGTCCTAAATCTGTTTCTAAGTTATCTCCTATAGCTACTTTATCATTTACCCATAAGAATTTAATTTTATCTCCTTTTCTTTCTACAATATAACCTTTTTCAATCAATGCTTTTTCTACTTCATCAATGTAGAAAGAAAAAGGTTTAATTAAAGGTTTCTCTGTTTTAGTCCCCATTATTTCCTGATGTCCTAAAAAAGTATCTCCTCCATGATGTTGAAGTTTTGATTTACCTATAATACATTTATCTACTTTCTTCATATAATCAGTTTCATAATTTAATAAATTCATTAAACCTAATTTTTCTAAAGTTTTCCATTTACTATCTTTTACTTCTTCTAATATATGAATAGCTGTATTTGCGCCAAAGTCTCTTTTTCTAACTTCTAGCACATCATCCATATATCCTACACCAAATCCATCTAAAACTAATACAATAAATCTTCCCATTTTATATCCTTCTTTCTAATCCTTGAGCGCTGTATCTTCCTACAACTTTAATATTTCCCGTTTTAATTCCTTCTAAAATCACCACATCTGATCTTGTAATAAATATTTGCGTTCTAAAACAAAGTAATATTGGAGTAAATACTTTATACTTGCCTTGCATCGATAAATAATAATCTATATTATCAGAACAAAATTTTTCAACATTCACTATTTTATTATCTATATATGCATGTTGCATATTACCTCTTGGATAATATCCTCCTCCATAGAAATAGCTCTTTTCTCCAAAATTATGTGAGATTTCAGAGATATATAAATAAGCTGGTATCTCTTGTCCATATTCTTTATTAAATGGTGCAGTTCCAGTTAATGCATGTCCTGGTTCTGCATGTGTTCCTCCATATTTTGCAATTAATTCCATATTCTCAACTGTAGTTACAGAAGGTAAATTTAAATGAGATATTTCTATACCTTCTTTTTCTAAATTCTTTTTAACTTCAAGTACTGAAAATAAATTGTTTGTTACTTCTATTTTTTTTGTTGCATTTGAATAAAGAAAGCAAGGAAAAGATGTAAGTCCTGATAACTTAACTCCTTCTAATTCTTTTATCTTCGGCAATATTTTCTTAATTGAATCTAAAGAAAATCCAGCTTCTTGTCCAGGATATATATTAGAATCTTTTTCTATAACTCTAATCATAACATCTTGAACTTTTCCTAATCTTTTTGAAATTTTTGATATTTCTTCTATCATTTCTATTGAATAAACTGTAATAATATCACAACCATAAGATATTACTTTTTCTAAAAAGTGTTTAGGTATTTGTACTAAATGTCCTACATTACCTAGTTTTAACCCATTATCCATCATTACTTCTATTTCTTTAAAATCTACACATACAGCTCCAGAATATCCAATTTCTTCTAGCCTTTTAGCTATATATGGATTTCTTCCAATTTGTTTAAGCATATAGTAAAGTTTAATATTATGTTTTTTAGCTTCATTTAATATTTTTTTTGCATTTTCTAATAATGTATCCATATCTATAAAATATGTATCTGGTAAAATATTTCCTTTAGAATACTCATTTAATACTGCATCTACAAATTTTTTATTCTCTTTAAGTAATCTATCTAAAAACATATTATTCACCTCTTTCTATATATGCTTTTTCTATAATTCTAGCAATAGTTTGCGCTCCTGCTCTATTTGAATTTATTCTTATCATTCTCTCTGCAAGAGTTGGATCATTTTGTAAGAAAGTTCCCGAAACCCTATAAATCAATGGCGAAATTTCAAATTTAGACTCTGCTCCTACAGGATGAGATAATGCTCCAAATTCTATAGTTTTTTCTATAATTTTTTTAGCAATATTTTCTTTAAATTCAACTAATAAGACTTTAGATTGAGCATTAGCTATATATACATTTTTAATATATGGGAATCTTTCTTTATCTTTTAATAATGTATTTAGCTTTTCAATCTCTCTTGCTTGAATGGCTAGTGAAACAGGAGCATAAACCAACCCTCTTAAGACTTCCATAGCTTCAAATCCTTGAACTTGTGAACCTCCAGAATAATTGTTTTTTCTCATATTTTTAATAAATTTTTCTTTACCAATTATTAAACCAACTCCAACTGGTCCAAGTAATTTAAAACATGAGAAAGCTGAAATATCAGCTCCCATTTCCACACCATTTTTCTTTGTTTTTAAAACTGCATAATTATCATCAATTATTATCCCTATATTATTATCTATTTCTTTAATTTTCTTCACTACTGTTTCAAGATTATAACTATCATGAAGACTTTGTCTAGTATGTTGAAGTAAAACAACTTTAACTCCATTTTCTTTAATGAACGATTCTAAATTAGTTAAGTCATTAAAATCATATTTTAAAATATTTAATTTCATTGCTTTTAAATTTACTTCGCTAGTTTTGTATATTGGTCCTTCATGAACAAGTATTTTATCTTCATTTTCTAATAATTCAAAAAATGATAATCTTAAAGCATTTGTTCCAGATCCTCTAACTAAAAATGCATCTTCTGCACCAAAAAATTTAGCTAATATCTTTTCAACAGTTCTTGTTCTTACAGGCATATTATTTGTTTTTTCAACACCTAAATCTCCTAAACTTAAAAAATCTATTCCACTAATATTTTCTGTTATTAATTCAACTAATTTAAATTGTTTTTCTATTGCTTCATCTAAACTAATAGATAATAAAGGGTATGTTTCCATTTTAATCTCCTATTTATATAATTTATCTCCAACTAATTTCATTACTTCTCTAGCATATGGCCAAGTTGACTTATATGAAGTTTTTTCATTAACTCCAAAATTTTGTTTGTTTGTAAGTATAATAACTTGAACATGATTTTTTAAATCATAAACAACTTGAGTTCCTGTAAATCCAGTATGCCCAACAAAATTTTCATTAGCATACATTCCCATATATCCTGATTTTTCTCCACCTCTATTTATTTCATAACCATATCCATGTCCAAAATTACTTTGAATTTTAGTAAATTCTTCTTTCACATCTTTATTATAGATAGTTTTATCTCTAAATGTTCCATCGTTTAATAATACTTCACCTAAGACATATAGTTCATAAGCTGTTGAAAATAGTCCAGCATGACCTGCAACTCCATTATTAGCATAATATGAATTTCCATCATTTACTGTTCCAGTTAATGTATTTCTTCTCCAGTATCTAAATGAATCAAAATCTTCATCTATTTTATATCCAAAATTATCATCTTTTACCATTCTTTCTTCAAATGGATTTCCATGTGAAGTTGAGGCAATTTCCTTTTGAGGATATACTTCTAAAGGTAAAAATCTAGTTCTTACTAATCCTAATGGATAATATATATTAGTAAACACATAGTCATTTAATCTCATTCCACTAACTTTTTCAACTATAAATCCTAACATCATAAATGATAAATCACTATATTTTCTTGCACTTCCTGTCGGATATTCTAATCCTAGATTATTTATATATTCTAAGACTTCTTTACTATTTTTTGCATGATAAAAAATAGGAAGCCATGGAGTAAGCCCTGAAGTATGTGTTAATAAATCTCTTACTTTCACATTTTCTTTACCATTTCTTGAAAATTCTGGTATATATGTTGCTACTTTTTCATTTAAATCTATTTTACCTTCACTTGTAAGCTTCATTACTGCCTGAGTTGTAGCAAATATTTTTGTAAGTGATGCAACATCAAATATTGTATCATCCTTCATTGCTCTTATCTTTTCTTTACCATCTTCTAAAACTTGTGCATTACCTATTGCTTTATGATAAAGTATATTACCATCTTTTGCTATTAATACTACCGCTCCAGGCATAACCTTTTCTGCAATATATTTTTTGGTAATTCCATCTATTTCATCAAAATTATTTGCAAAAATATTAATTGAAAACAGCAACGCTATTAAAATATATATTAGTCTTTTCATTTTAATCACCTATAAAAAATTTTTTTGGATTACTTACTAACATTTTTTCTATTGATTCTTCTTTTATTCCTGCCTGTCTTAATTTAGGTAAAAATACATCAAATAGATATGAATAACCTATTCCTCCCATATATTCCATATTAGATTTTCTTGTGATATCTAATGAAAGAAATACTTTATCAATAAATCCTGCTTCTTCTATTTGTTTTAACATTTCTACTCTTAAATCATCTGCAAGATAATTATTTTTACCTATAGTATCAAATTCTACATACACACCTTCTTTTAACATAGTAAGTATATATTTTATATCTCCACTAAGATCAACGTGTCCTATTACTACTTTTGATAAATCAATATTATGTTCCTTAAACATTTCTATTTGTTTAAGTCCATAAGTCCCTAATGTAGTATGAGTAGTTATTGGAACCCCAGTTTTTTTATGTGCTTTAATAGCACTTAAAAACACCTTTTCTTCAAGTTCTTTCATCTCATTAAGAGATGTACCTATCTCTCCTATAATTCCTGCTTTAATATTTGTTCCATCTATTCCAACCTCTATATCCTTAACCATTAAATCTGCTAATTCATTTATAGACATTGTTTCGACAAAATCAGGTAAAAAAGGTACTTTATAGAAACCTGTTGCAAATATGAAATTAATTTTACTTTCTTTTTGTATTTCTTCTACATATTTAACATCTCTTCCCATACCCATATTAGTAACTTCAACTATATTTCTAACACCTTTTGAGTACAGTTTTTTCATTTCTTCTATCATTTCTTCTTTTGCATCTAATCTACAATCTAAATTATTATTTTTATATTTAGATAAATCTATAAACATATGCTCGTGCATAAGTGTGTAACCATCTTTTAACATATTTCTCCTATCCTGCTACTACAGGCACGAATAATTTAACTAAGAATAATATATTTAAAATTATTCCAAATAATATAGTAGCTATTGGTCCTACAGCCATATCTACTAAAGGTTTCTTACTTGCTCTATTTAATAAATAAACTCCAATTACAAATAAGTATCCTAATCCATTATTTCCTGCCATATTATTACATGCAACCATAGCACCTACAAGTAAAGCCACTTCTAATACTTTAGTCATGCTTGTTCTAATTTGATCTCCACAAGCTTTGATTCCAGGGAATCTATCTAATAATTTAGCTATTTGTTCTAATAATACTATTTCTAACGCTAAAGCTCCAGCTCCTAAAATGAATGCTACTATTGGATTAGAAATAAAGATCCCTATAGCAAATACAAATGTTAATCCAGTTGGCCCGTATACCCCTGTTGTAATTGCAGTTGTAGCAACTAATGGAATGAATCCTATAGTTCTTGCAAGAGCAACTATACCTGCATCAAATTTTTGTCCTTCAGCCATTAAATTTAATGAAATAGGATCTCCTGCTAACATTCCAAGACTTACTGCTGCAGCAACTAATCCACCCATTAATGAAAGAATTAAGATATTTTTCTTAACTTTAGCAACTCTTTCTGAGAATATCCCTATTAATGTTGCATTAGAATTAGTAGATTCTGTTTTATCATTAATTGCAAAGAATAACATTACTAAAATACCAACTAATAATGCGATACCATCAGCATTTAAAGAAATATTTGCACTACCTACGGCAAATTTACCAAATACTGATACAAGTTGTCTAGCTACTAATACGATGAGTAAAGAGAAAACTCCTTTTTTTACACCATATTGATATCCAATAACTAATACTGGGAATACAGCAAATGCAACTATAATTGGACTTCCAATTGCTGATAAGTTAGGTAAGAAATTAACAGGTAATTTAGCGAATAAATCAACTACTACTTGTAATCCATAAACTAAACCTATACCATAAACAGCCCCTGCTGCTCCAGATAAAGCCATACCTTTTTTATCATTAGAGAAAGCTGTACCAATAATATCTGTTCCAAGTAAGATACTGTGTATAAGAATTATAGATTTACCTATAGAAAATGGTATTCCAAAGCCTATAACTAACCCAAAACTTAAAGCAAAACTTGTAGCAGAAAGAGATTTTCTATCCATTCTTCCTTCTAAGTTTTCTGGGATTAATGGTCTTAATCCGTCATTAAATACTGCTATACCTTGATTTGCTAAAATAGATGCAAGTCCAGCAAGCATTGCGATTACGATAATTTTAATAAACATAATCTTATCCTCCTATATATTTTTTTATCATTTCTATACTTTTTTCTGCTGCATTAGGTGTAAACCCAAAAGCAATTTTTCCTTCTTCAATACCTGTTTTAACTTCAGATTCTTCTAAAGTTTTTCCAGGAGATGCAACTGTTAAGCATTTATTCGCTCCAAGTATTGCAATTGCCATAGCTAGAGCTCCTCCACCACCTGTATTACATGCTCCAAAATAGTAATCATATGTTCCCATTTTCATTGCCATTGCTGCATCAATATCTGATTTAATATCTATAGTAGCTTCTGGAAATTCTCTTTCTAGTACCTTTGCTACCATTTCTTTGTCAATTTGACCTCCAACTACAATTTTCATATTATTGCCCTCCTAATAAAGTTATTAAATGTGTCATCATAAATCCATATTCATTTTCTTCAATTTTTTCTTCTATAACTTCTTCTATTGAAGAATATATTTCTACTGCTTTATTGTATACAGAAAATGTTTTTAATTCTTCTACTTCTTCACTTTCTAATTCATTAATACTCTCATTATCTCTCATTCTTTTTAACATCATAGTTAAGTGAGTTATTAGCATAGAACCATTTTCTTCAGTTAAAATAATTTTATACTTTTCTTTAAACATTTCTATTACTTTTAAAACTTTAGTCGATATATTTTCATCTATAACTCCAGCTTGTTTTAATATATCTAAACGCATCTTTAAATTTTCCATTTTACCTCCTATTTTCAAAATTTTGAATATTTATATTTAAAAAAATTAATATCTTGGTGGAATTTCTTTATTTAATACTTGTTTTTGTATCTTAGTTATTATATCAACATTAAGTATATCTTTAACCAAACTTTCAATTAATTCATTATCTTTTTTTATAACTATAACTGCTTCATTAGCATTTTTTTTATCTTGAATATCAATTTTTTCAATATTTATATCAGAAATTAAATTTTCTTCTAGTTCATCTATACTTAATATAGCTTTATCAATAACACCTTCTCTTAAATATTTAATAATATTATCTGAGTTTATTTCTATAAACTCACATTCTTTATCTTTAAAATATTGTGTTGAAAAATAGTATTGATCTTCTGAATTTTTATCTATCCCTACTCTTTTACCTAAAATACTTCCTTTTAAAGATAAAAGAACATGATCTGAAACATATGAATTAGGGCCAAATCCTAGAACTTTTTTTACCCCTTCTATAGCTTGTGAACTATATGCAAGTCTCGACATAATAGCAAAGTCATATACCCCTTCTTTAAGCATCTTAGTTCTAATACGAGAACCTTGCATATATGCAAAATAGAAAGAAATACCTTTTTGGATAAATAGCTCTTTAATTGCTGTTGCAAGCCCTTCATATCTTTTAGTATATGGAAGCGGCATAACTCCTACTATATGTTTAAGTTCAGCTTTTTCTATTAATAGTTCTTGAGATTTTTCTACAAGTATCTTACCTAAAGCTCCTTTTTTTTGAAGTTTAATAGCTCCTGATAATTCAAGTTCTTCAAAAGCTTTATGTATTGTACCTACAGATAATCCAAATTCACTTTTGTATTCTTGTGTAGATTTAACTCTATCTCCAATGTTGAGTATCAATAGCTCCCTTGCTATTTTTATCATACCTATATCAACCTTATTTAAAACTCTAACTCTATTCATAAAACTCACTTTTCAATATTTTGAATATTCAATATATTATACCTTGATTTAGTGAGTTGTCAAGGGGGAGGGGGAAAAGAAAATAACCTGAACTAAATTAAAATACTTAAAAAGAAAAATATAAATAATTTAGAAACATTACTATAACTTATACCTTAAAGTATTAAATTTTTCTAAATGACTTTAATATTTAATTAAATAAAAAGATGCCTTTATAGTTTTAAAAGCACCTTTCTTTACTTTATTTAATTTCTTGAATCAATAACTTAGCCACTTCTCTTGGTGACCATGGATTTTGTCCTGTAATAACACGATTATCACTTACAACATATGATTTAAAGAATCTTTTTTTAACATATTTTGCTTGTATGATATAGTTAGTTCTTAAACTTTACCATACATCTCCTTTCTTTAGTATTTTATATTTTAATATTATCAAGTATAATTAAAGTATAATTACTGAGTATTATTTATTTTTTGCTATTGTTTTAACTTTTTGAAGGAGAGTATTACCCCAGTATTATATCTATTTTTTATAGTTGGATAAGTTATCAAATTTTAATCTCATTACAAGTCTATTAGTATAATATTTGGTGTACACTATGCTTCTATTATTAATTCTAATAATGAAGTTATTGGTAAACCTTTTCTTGTAACTAATAATGCTTCTGGTTTCTCTAAATTAAAAGATACTTTAAAAGATTACAATAAAGAAGATGTTTTAATAGTTGTTGAATCTACTTCTATTTATGGAAATAACCTTATTAAGTATTTCTATAATCTTGGATTTAAAATTACTATTTTAAATCCTATACTTACAAATAGATTAAGAAAAGCTTCTATACGTAATGCTAAAAACGATAAGATAGATTCTATCTCTATTGCTCAAACAGCATTACTTTGTGCTTATTCTTTATTTAAAGAAGAAGATTACAATAATATTGAACTTAAAGAATTTTCTAGATTTAGAAGAAATCTAAAAAAATCTATTGCTTCTTTAAAAACAAAGCTTACTTCTTGTATTGATGAAGCTCTCCCTGAATATTTTAATTTTTTTAATTCTGGTATTTATTCTAAAACATCTTATGCAATACTTAAAGACAGTGCAAACCCTAATAGAATTAAAACCTTATCTATTAAGAAATTAACTACTATTCTTAATAAAAGTTCTAATGGTCGGTTTAAACAGTCTAAAGCTGTAGATTTAATAGAACTTGTTAAAAATTCTATAGGAAATTGCACTAGCTCTCTAGACACTCAAATTAAATTCTTAATTAATAAAGTTTCTAAACCTATTTTAACTATACCCGGTATTTCTAACTCTAATGCCGCAATTATACTAGGTGAAATAGGTAATATTGATAAATTCGATAGTCCAGCTAAATTAGTTGCATATGCAGGTCTTGATTGTACAGTTAGACAATCTGGTAATTTTAATGCTCAATAATCTACTAGAATGTCTAAACGTGGACCAGCATTATTAAGATATGCTTTAATTAATGATGCTTGACAAATTTCACTTTTAAACAATACATTTGCAAAATATTATCAATTAAAAAGAAATCAAGGTAAAAAACATTACTCTGCTTTGGGTCATGTTGCTAAAAAGTTAATTCATGTTATATTTAAAATCCTTAAGGATAATGTTGCCTTTGATCCTGATTCTTTAGGATAATTGATATTGTTTAAAAAGCACATCATTTAGTGCTAATTTTGTTATGTCTAAAATTTGATAACCTATCCAACTATATTTTTATTAATTTATACTTGACAAATCATAGTTGGGCTCTTCTATATTCATTTTTTCTTTTATATAGAATTTAAAAAATTTAAGTATTACTTCTTCTTTTTCTTTATTATATTTTTTAGTTCTATTATAAAAATCAGAATATGAGGTCTTTAAATTAAAACTCAAATCAAAACCATTACCTAATATCAATAATTTAAGTTTATTATTTAAGATTATTAAAACACCCTTCGAATTTAATAATCGATAGTTTATTATTTTATTCAATTATTACATGACCATTCATTAATAATGAAAATAAAATAAGTAGTTTCATTCTCTATATTCTATATTCATTAAAATATTCCAGAAATTAATTTTTAAATTATTTTAACAATAGCTACTCTAGAACAGAAATTTCTAATTTTTTTAATACAGGTATTCTAATACACAAAAATATATTTCCAGTAGAATTACTTTCAACTTTTTATAAAGATGAAAAATTATTATTAAAAAATTTATTAAATAGCTAATCTTTAGGAATTTTTATATTAAATAGTATGCCAAAGGATATAATATTAACAAACAAAATATCTAATTTATCTATAATGGATTAATTCTTTACTCAAGTATATAATATAATCAAAACTAAAAAATCTGTAATCCACATATTATTTATGTTTTTAACGTAATAAGATTTATATCATTACTATTATTTAAGATAAAATTATATTGTAGATTCAAATCTATTTTAATATTTATAATCACATTTTAAGTTTATATAAATTCTTTTTATTATTATGAATACATTTGTTAATATTTATATTTTTCTTTTATTAATTTTACATATAAAACTTTAATTTGATAATATAAACTAAAATTTATTTTAAAAAGTTTGTTATTTATAGACTTATTTCAATACTTTCAATATAATATGTTCAATAATTTACAAAATTAAATATCATAAGATTATTTTAAAATAAAAGAGAAGTTAATACATCACAATTTTCTTTCAATATTTTCAATTTTTCTACACCGATTAATAATAGATATTCTCTAATCTACCTCTATATTTCTAATTTTAGTTACAAATAGTAATTCTTGTAAATTAGTTTCCTTACTAGTCCATGCATTTGTTTTAAATCTTCTATAATCTTTTCTATAAACTTTTGTTTCACCAAACTCTGACAAAAGATTATATAATTTTTCTTCTTTTATTAATCCTTCGGTACTATAACTCATAACAATAACTTTTGTAGAAGATTTAATCAAAAGTTTTTTCAATGCTTTTTCAACTTTTGTTTTTAAGGAAAAGTCAGATTTTTGTTCTTTATAATTTCTCAATCCAGTTTTTCCATTTAACTTTTGTTTATCAAAAACAACTATATTTTCCAAAACATGAAAATTACTTGCATATTGCCTTGTATTATATGGAGGATCTAAGTAAATAATATCGAGATTTTTATATTTATCAACACAATCTAAAACATCATCTAAATTTATAATATTCTTTCCATTTTTTATATTTTCTGGAACTTCTAAACGTAATTCTTTTAATGCCATAGATCTCCAAATTTTCAAATACGCTCCATATGTCCCAGAAGTATTAGATACTCTATCTGAGGCATTCATCAAAATCCCTAATAAATACATATATTTTTCATAAGATAACACATCTTTCCATGTTTCTATTTCCGACCTTATCGCATCAATTTTCATAGCATTCTCATTTGTAAAATATTGTCTTTTAAAAATTCCATTTGGTGCATAATTTTCATAAAAATAACCTTTTTGAGGTTCTAAATTATTTAAAAAATATAAAACTTCCTCAATTCTACTACCTCCAACATATAATTCCAATTCTTCAAAATTTGGAATATCTCTAAAATAATTTACTCTATATTGTTCAGCAACACTATAAGTCATATTATCGCAAGAGATTACTTCACAATTATTTCTTAAAAAAAATTTTGACACACTACCTGTCCCTGAAAATAAATCCATAACTCTTTTATTT contains:
- a CDS encoding phosphotriesterase family protein, which codes for MLKDGYTLMHEHMFIDLSKYKNNNLDCRLDAKEEMIEEMKKLYSKGVRNIVEVTNMGMGRDVKYVEEIQKESKINFIFATGFYKVPFLPDFVETMSINELADLMVKDIEVGIDGTNIKAGIIGEIGTSLNEMKELEEKVFLSAIKAHKKTGVPITTHTTLGTYGLKQIEMFKEHNIDLSKVVIGHVDLSGDIKYILTMLKEGVYVEFDTIGKNNYLADDLRVEMLKQIEEAGFIDKVFLSLDITRKSNMEYMGGIGYSYLFDVFLPKLRQAGIKEESIEKMLVSNPKKFFIGD
- a CDS encoding YhfT family protein, whose translation is MFIKIIVIAMLAGLASILANQGIAVFNDGLRPLIPENLEGRMDRKSLSATSFALSFGLVIGFGIPFSIGKSIILIHSILLGTDIIGTAFSNDKKGMALSGAAGAVYGIGLVYGLQVVVDLFAKLPVNFLPNLSAIGSPIIVAFAVFPVLVIGYQYGVKKGVFSLLIVLVARQLVSVFGKFAVGSANISLNADGIALLVGILVMLFFAINDKTESTNSNATLIGIFSERVAKVKKNILILSLMGGLVAAAVSLGMLAGDPISLNLMAEGQKFDAGIVALARTIGFIPLVATTAITTGVYGPTGLTFVFAIGIFISNPIVAFILGAGALALEIVLLEQIAKLLDRFPGIKACGDQIRTSMTKVLEVALLVGAMVACNNMAGNNGLGYLFVIGVYLLNRASKKPLVDMAVGPIATILFGIILNILFLVKLFVPVVAG
- a CDS encoding phosphopentomutase, yielding MGRFIVLVLDGFGVGYMDDVLEVRKRDFGANTAIHILEEVKDSKWKTLEKLGLMNLLNYETDYMKKVDKCIIGKSKLQHHGGDTFLGHQEIMGTKTEKPLIKPFSFYIDEVEKALIEKGYIVERKGDKIKFLWVNDKVAIGDNLETDLGQVYNVTTSFQEISFEEEIKIAEIVRNIVKVERVIVFGGTKATKESVLAAAREKEGEYIGIDAPLSLVYEEGYMVRHMGYGVDPKKQIPHILSNNAIDVTLIGKVADIVYNEKGKSFINLVDTKTILELTLEELKKSEKGYFCINVQETDLSGHAQNSKRYSNILSIADEYIEKIISLLNDDDILVVTADHGNDPTVGHSQHTRENTPLLIYSKANLKDEVKYIGHRETMSDTAATALEYFGIENTLEQGVSYLNEIKK
- a CDS encoding serine hydrolase encodes the protein MKRLIYILIALLFSINIFANNFDEIDGITKKYIAEKVMPGAVVLIAKDGNILYHKAIGNAQVLEDGKEKIRAMKDDTIFDVASLTKIFATTQAVMKLTSEGKIDLNEKVATYIPEFSRNGKENVKVRDLLTHTSGLTPWLPIFYHAKNSKEVLEYINNLGLEYPTGSARKYSDLSFMMLGFIVEKVSGMRLNDYVFTNIYYPLGLVRTRFLPLEVYPQKEIASTSHGNPFEERMVKDDNFGYKIDEDFDSFRYWRRNTLTGTVNDGNSYYANNGVAGHAGLFSTAYELYVLGEVLLNDGTFRDKTIYNKDVKEEFTKIQSNFGHGYGYEINRGGEKSGYMGMYANENFVGHTGFTGTQVVYDLKNHVQVIILTNKQNFGVNEKTSYKSTWPYAREVMKLVGDKLYK
- a CDS encoding DUF2620 family protein is translated as MKIVVGGQIDKEMVAKVLEREFPEATIDIKSDIDAAMAMKMGTYDYYFGACNTGGGGALAMAIAILGANKCLTVASPGKTLEESEVKTGIEEGKIAFGFTPNAAEKSIEMIKKYIGG
- a CDS encoding aminotransferase class V-fold PLP-dependent enzyme; translation: METYPLLSISLDEAIEKQFKLVELITENISGIDFLSLGDLGVEKTNNMPVRTRTVEKILAKFFGAEDAFLVRGSGTNALRLSFFELLENEDKILVHEGPIYKTSEVNLKAMKLNILKYDFNDLTNLESFIKENGVKVVLLQHTRQSLHDSYNLETVVKKIKEIDNNIGIIIDDNYAVLKTKKNGVEMGADISAFSCFKLLGPVGVGLIIGKEKFIKNMRKNNYSGGSQVQGFEAMEVLRGLVYAPVSLAIQAREIEKLNTLLKDKERFPYIKNVYIANAQSKVLLVEFKENIAKKIIEKTIEFGALSHPVGAESKFEISPLIYRVSGTFLQNDPTLAERMIRINSNRAGAQTIARIIEKAYIERGE
- a CDS encoding alanine racemase, which produces MFLDRLLKENKKFVDAVLNEYSKGNILPDTYFIDMDTLLENAKKILNEAKKHNIKLYYMLKQIGRNPYIAKRLEEIGYSGAVCVDFKEIEVMMDNGLKLGNVGHLVQIPKHFLEKVISYGCDIITVYSIEMIEEISKISKRLGKVQDVMIRVIEKDSNIYPGQEAGFSLDSIKKILPKIKELEGVKLSGLTSFPCFLYSNATKKIEVTNNLFSVLEVKKNLEKEGIEISHLNLPSVTTVENMELIAKYGGTHAEPGHALTGTAPFNKEYGQEIPAYLYISEISHNFGEKSYFYGGGYYPRGNMQHAYIDNKIVNVEKFCSDNIDYYLSMQGKYKVFTPILLCFRTQIFITRSDVVILEGIKTGNIKVVGRYSAQGLERRI
- a CDS encoding PRD domain-containing protein — its product is MENLKMRLDILKQAGVIDENISTKVLKVIEMFKEKYKIILTEENGSMLITHLTMMLKRMRDNESINELESEEVEELKTFSVYNKAVEIYSSIEEVIEEKIEENEYGFMMTHLITLLGGQ
- a CDS encoding AbiH family protein; translated protein: MNKIINYRLLNSKGVLIILNNKLKLLILGNGFDLSFNLKTSYSDFYNRTKKYNKEKEEVILKFFKFYIKEKMNIEEPNYDLSSIN
- the yhfZ gene encoding GntR family transcriptional regulator YhfZ, with product MNRVRVLNKVDIGMIKIARELLILNIGDRVKSTQEYKSEFGLSVGTIHKAFEELELSGAIKLQKKGALGKILVEKSQELLIEKAELKHIVGVMPLPYTKRYEGLATAIKELFIQKGISFYFAYMQGSRIRTKMLKEGVYDFAIMSRLAYSSQAIEGVKKVLGFGPNSYVSDHVLLSLKGSILGKRVGIDKNSEDQYYFSTQYFKDKECEFIEINSDNIIKYLREGVIDKAILSIDELEENLISDINIEKIDIQDKKNANEAVIVIKKDNELIESLVKDILNVDIITKIQKQVLNKEIPPRY
- a CDS encoding DNA adenine methylase; the encoded protein is MKYIGNKTKIIDFIEKSLIDSDVKYKNKRVMDLFSGTGSVSKFFLRNNCEVISCDNMTYSVAEQYRVNYFRDIPNFEELELYVGGSRIEEVLYFLNNLEPQKGYFYENYAPNGIFKRQYFTNENAMKIDAIRSEIETWKDVLSYEKYMYLLGILMNASDRVSNTSGTYGAYLKIWRSMALKELRLEVPENIKNGKNIINLDDVLDCVDKYKNLDIIYLDPPYNTRQYASNFHVLENIVVFDKQKLNGKTGLRNYKEQKSDFSLKTKVEKALKKLLIKSSTKVIVMSYSTEGLIKEEKLYNLLSEFGETKVYRKDYRRFKTNAWTSKETNLQELLFVTKIRNIEVD
- a CDS encoding transposase, with the translated sequence MPGISNSNAAIILGEIGNIDKFDSPAKLVAYAGLDCTVRQSGNFNAQ